CGTTCTTTTGATGGGTGAGAAGCGGCGCGCGCAGCGCATGAAAAGCCAATTGCTTGGCCTTTCGAGCTTCGAACGCCCTCAGCCTGCGAAGGGTCCGGTAGGAAAAGGGCAGGCCGTCCTTGTCGGGTTTGCGCCGCTCCCCATCTGCCTGTCGGCATCTTCTCCCTGTGAACGGGGAGAAGAGGTTTTTTCGTCGTGAGCTTCCGTCTCGCACCCACTGTCGAAGCCCAAGGCTTTCGCCTCGAGGCGCATGAGAGCGTCGGCTCCACAAACGCGCTGGCGCTGGATCGTGCCCGCGCCGGCGATCCCGGCAAGCTCTGGATCGTCTCCAAGAAACAGGAAAGCGGGCGCGGCCGGCGTGGCCGGGTGTGGGCGACGCTGGAAGGTAATCTTGCCGCGACCCTGCTTGTAGTCACCACCGGCGAGCTGCGCATGGCGGCAACGCTCGGCTTCGTCGCCGGGCTGGCACTGGCAGATGCGCTCGACGCCGTGGTGCCCAAGGGGCGCATCGCGGTCGGGCTCGACGGAGCCGGCGCGGGGCGCAACCGTTTCGAGCTGAAATGGCCGAACGACGTTCTGGCCTCCGGCGCGAAGCTCTCCGGCATCCTGCTGGAATCGGCGATGCTGGACGGCGGCCGTTTCGGCGTGGCCGTCGGCATCGGCGTCAATGTCGTGGCCCATCCTGAAGACCTGCCTTACCCCGCCACTTCG
The genomic region above belongs to Mesorhizobium terrae and contains:
- a CDS encoding biotin--[acetyl-CoA-carboxylase] ligase; its protein translation is MSFRLAPTVEAQGFRLEAHESVGSTNALALDRARAGDPGKLWIVSKKQESGRGRRGRVWATLEGNLAATLLVVTTGELRMAATLGFVAGLALADALDAVVPKGRIAVGLDGAGAGRNRFELKWPNDVLASGAKLSGILLESAMLDGGRFGVAVGIGVNVVAHPEDLPYPATSLKALGANCDAETLFLALSDAWSENAGLWAEGRGLTAIRERWLRRAAGLGGEVAVRIDGNVVRGTFETIDEDCRFVIRDSAGKMITVAAGDVHFGAVASAGAQ